Below is a window of Kiloniellales bacterium DNA.
TGAAGCCCGCTCGCCTCTCGCCGGCTTCTACCGGCCGGGCCGGACCGGCGCCGCCGACGGCGCGCCCGGCGTCGGCATCGCCGAGGTCCGCGGGCTGGACCTGGTCCAGGTGGTTGGCTGGCCGGACGGCTTCGACGGCGTTTCCGCCGCGGTCTCCGAGGCGGTCGCCTGTCCGCCGCCGCCGGACTATCGGACCGCGGCCGTGGCCGGCCCGGTGACGATCTTCATGACCGGGCCGGAACGCCTGCTGATCGTTGCGCCGGAGAGCCACGGACTCCACGACAAGCTGGCCGGGCGTCTGCCCGCCGACCAGGCGGCGGTAACCGGCCTCGGTCACGGCCGCGCGGTTCTGCGCCTCTCGGGTCCGGCCGCGCGCGACGTGCTGGTCAAGGGGCTGCCGGTCGACATCGACGACAGCGTGTTTCCCGCCGGCGCCTTCGCCCAGTCCATGCTGGAGGAGGTCGCGACACTGGTCCACCGCCGGCCGGACGAAGGGGGCCAGCCGGTCTTCGACATCTACGTCACGCGCAGCCTCGCGCACATCGTCTTCGCTTGGCTCCAGGAAGCCGCCGCGGAGTTCGGCTGCGCAGTCGGGGAACCGCTTTAATGGGGCCGATGGGAAGTTGGAGGCAAAGGGGGCGGTGAGGTGAGTGGCGACAAAGAGCTTAGACGGCGCAATCCCGACGGCGGCACCGCGCCTCTGACCGACTGGGGGGTCGACTCGGAGTACGGCCTGCTGCGGGACGTTCTGCTCGGCTCGGCCGACAACTACCGCTGGCTCGAGACCAGCTCGATTTCCAAGGCGACCCTGCGCCGGGGCGACAGCTTCGACAAGCAGGCCGCCATGCGCCAGCACCGGGAGATGGTCCAGGCCTACGAGGAGGCCGGGGTCACCGTGCACTGGCTGGAGCCCGACGAGGACCTGCCCTACCAGGTCTACGCCCGGGACTCGAGCTTCATGACTCCCTACGGCGCCGTGGTGACCCAGATGAACCAGTGGTGGCGGCGGGGTGAGTACGGTCCGGTGATCCGCTTCTACCGAGAGAAGGGCATCCCGATCTACGACATGGTGACGGCCGCCGCCTTCGAGGGCGGCGACTTCGACATCATCGAGCCCGGCTGCGTCCTGATCGGCCATTGCGGTCACCGCACCCAGGAGCCAGCGGCGCGCCAGGTCGCCCGCTGGTTCGAACGAGAGGGCTGGGAAGTCAAGCTGGCCCCGATCGCCGAACACTACGTCCACATCGACCTCATGGTCTGCATGCTGGCCGAGAAGCTGGCCGCGGTCTGCCTCGACACCACGGAGCCCGACGTCGTGGACTGGCTCAAGGCCAAGAAGATCGAGATCGTCCCGGTGGGCTACCGCGAGACCATGGAACTCGGCTGCAACGTGATGTCACTGGGCGACGACCGAGTGCTCTCGACCGCGAAGAACAAGGACCTGAACGAGCGCCTGCGCGCCCAGGGCTTCACGGTCTACGATCCGGAGGTCGATATCTTCACCCGCGGCGGCGGCGGCGTGCACTGCATGGCCCAGGCGCTCAGGCGCGACCCGAGCTGAAGGGAACAAGAAACCAAATCACCCTCACCACGACCCTCTCCCGAGCGGAGAGGGATGCAGCCGCGCGAACGGCAGGGTGAGGGTCTTTTGGTAACTGGTTCCAACTACTCGATCATGGGCAGGTTGAGGCCCTGCTTCCTGGCGCAGTCGACCGCCTCTTCATAGCCGGCATCCGCGTGGCGCATGACGCCAGTGCCGGGGTCGTTGGTCAGCACCCGCTCCAGGCGTCGGTCGGCGGCCTCGGTGCCGTCGCAGACGATCACCATGCCGGCGTGCTGGGAGAAGCCCATGCCGACGCCGCCGCCGTGGTGCAGGCTGACCCAGGTGGCGCCGCTGGCGCAGTTGACCAGTGCGTTCAGCAGCGGCCAGTCGGAAACCGCGTCCGAGCCGTCCTTCATGCCCTCGGTTTCCCGGTTCGGGCTTGCGACCGAGCCGGAATCGAGGTGGTCGCGGCCGATCACCACGGGCGCCGTGAGTTCGCCATTGCGCACCATCTCGTTGAACGCGAGACCGAGCCGCGCCCGCTCGCCCAGCCCGACCCAGCAGATCCGCGCCGGCAGGCCCTGGAACTTGATGCGCTCGCGGGCCATGTCGAGCCAGGTGTGCAGGTGAGGGTTGTCGGGGATCAGCTCCTTGACCTTTGCGTCGGTCTTGAAGATGTCCTCGGGCTCGCCGGAGAGCGCGGCCCAGCGGAACGGGCCGACGCCGCGGCAGAACAGCGGCCGGATGTAGGCCGGCACGAATCCGGGGAAGTCGAAGGCCTTCTCGACCCCCTGGTCGAGAGCGACCTGGCGGATGTTGTTGCCGTAGTCGAAGGTCGGCACGCCGGCCCGCTTGAAGGCCAGCATGGCCTCGACGTGCTTGGCCATGGATGCCTTGGCCGCGGCGATCACGGCTTCGGGCTCGCTCTCCTGGCGGCTCTCCCACTCGTCGAGGCTCCAGCCCTCGGGCAGGTAGCCGTGCAACGGGTCGTGGGCCGAGGTCTGGTCGGTTAAGAGGTCGGGCCTGACGCCGCGCTGGAACAGCTCCGGCAGGATCTCGGCGGCGTTGCCGAGCAGGCCGATGGAGCGGGGCTTGTTCTCGGCGGCGGCGGCTTGCACCAGGTCGAGGGCCCGGTCGATGTCGTCGGTGCTGGTGTCCAGGTAGCCGGTCTCCAGGCGCTTCTCGATCCGGCTCGGACGGCATTCGATCGCCAGAACCGAGGCCCCGGCCATGGTCCCGGCGAGCGGCTGGGCGCCGCCCATGCCGCCCAGGCCCGCGGTCAGGATCCACTTGCCGGTCAGGTTCCCGCCGTAGTGCTGACGCCCGGCCTCGACGAAGGTCTCGTAGGTGCCCTGCACGATCCCCTGGCTGCCGATGTAGATCCAGGAGCCGGCGGTCATCTGGCCGTACATCATGAGCCCCTTGCGGTCGAGCTCGTTGAAGTGCTCCCAGTCGGCCCAGTGGGGCACCAGGTTGGAGTTGGCGATCAGGACTCGGGGCGCGTCCTCGTGAGTCTTGAACACGCCGACCGGCTTGCCCGATTGGACCAGGAGGGTCTCGTCGCCCTCCAGCTCCTTCAGCACCTTGACGATGGTGTCGAAGCAGGCCCAGTCGCGCGCCGCCCGGCCGATCCCGCCGTAGACCACCAGCTCCTGGGGCTTCTCGGCGACCTCGGCGTCGAGGTTGTTCATCATCATCCTGAGCGGCGCCTCGGTCAGCCAGGACTTGGCGTTGAGCTCGGTGCCGCGCGGCGCGCGGATCACCCGGCTGTTGTCGAATCGCGGGTCTTGGCTCATCTCGTGCCTCCCCCGGCGGGGCCGGTCCATTGCTTGCTGGGACGACCAGTTAAGCCGACCGGCGGCGCCGGGATCAAGCGAGCAGCGTCACGGCAGGGCTTCGGGCCGAGGAATCTCCGGCAATCGGACGCCCCTTCGCGCATTCGGGCCCGCCGAGCTTCCGGAAGGTCTGGACAGGCCGCGCCAGTTTCCCTATAACCGCCGCCGGTCCGTTCGGTGCCGACGCCCAGGTAGCTCAGTTGGTAGAGCACTGCACTGAAAATGCAGGTGTCGGTGGTTCAATTCCTCCCCTGGGCACCATTCCCGAGACCGCGGCGGCGCCCGCCCCACATGGTCAATCCCAGCGAAGCGGTGCATAGCAGGACCCGCAGTGCGGCGTCCCAGCCGCCGCGAAGAGCGCCAGCAACCCGAAGCCGATCGCAAGGGCCTGAAGCCTCTCCCTGGGTAACCCCCGCCCCGCGGCGGGCCCCTCACGCGCCCAACCGCAGGGGCACGACGCGCTTGTAGATCTCTATGGCGACGATCAGCGAGACGGCCATCATGGCCACGGTCAGCCAGTCGGCCCAGGAGATCGGCTGCACGTCCAGGATCGTGCTCAGGCCCGGCATGTGCATGGCCGCGATGTGCAGGCCCTGGGCGCCGGCGACGGCCCAGAGGAGAAACCAGTTGTCGGAGAGCGGCACCTGGAAGACCGAGCGCCGCTCGGAGCGGGCGTTCAGAACGTGGGCGTTCTCGAACAGCACCATGAGGAGCAGAACCATGTTGCGCGCCTCGGCCTCGGCCATGCCCTGGGTCAGGCACCACTCGAAGAAGACGAAGGCCATCGCGCCCATGTAGGTTCCGGCGGTCAGGACCTGGCTGACCATCCGCCGGTCGAAGAGCGCCTCGCCGGGCGGCCGCGGCGGCCGCTTGCCGATGTCCGGCTCGGCCTTCTCGAAGGCCAGGGCCATGTGCTGAATGCCATTGGTCACCAGGTTCAGCCACAGCAGCTGCACGGCGAAGAGGGGGATCGGCCGGTCGAAGACGATCGCCAGCAGGAAGAGCACGATCTCGCCCAGTCCCGTGGCGACCAGCAGGAAGATCAGCTTGCGAACGTTGTCGTAGGCGACCCGGCCTTCCTCGATGCCCGCGACGATCGAGGCGAAGTTGTCGTCGGTCAGTATCAAGTCCGCCGCGCCGCGCGCCACGTCGGTGCCGCCGAGGCCCATCGCCACGCCGATGTCGGCGGCGTCGAGCGCGGGGGCGTCGTTCACGCCGTCGCCGGTCACGGCCACGACCTCGCCGCCCCGCTGATAGGCGGCGACGATGTCGAGCTTCTGCACCGGCTCGACCCGGGCGAAGACCCGCGCCTCGGCAACCCGCCGGTCGAAGTGATCGTCCGGCCGGTCGTGCCGCGCCAGCTCGGCGCCGGTCACGACCTCGCGAGGATCGCTGGCGATGCCGAGCTCCCGGGCGATCGCCAGGGCCGTCCCGGGATGATCGCCCGTCACCATGCGCACCGAGATTCCGGCCATGCGGCATCGCTCGATGGCCTCCGGCACCTCCGGGCGCACCGGGTCGATCAGGCCAGCCAGACCGAGAAAGGTCAGGCCGGACAGCGCGTCGGCTGACACCGCGCGGGCCTCTTCCAGGGTGGCGGGGCCGCGCGCCACCGCCAGAACGCGGTAGCCTTGGGCAGCCATGCGGTCGGCCTCGACCCGCAGCTGCTCGGCGTCCGAACCACTGCACAACGGCAGGATCACCTCGGGCGCGCCTTTCACATGGACCACGGCGCCGTCGCCGGGCGCCTCGGGTTGATCGCTCGACCGGGCCGGGACGGCAAAGGCGGCGGCGAAGCGCCGCGCCGGCTCGTAAGGAATGGCGCTGACCTGCGGCGCGTTCCGGCGCAACTCGTGGACGTCGATCCCCGCCTTCGTGGCCGCCACGAGAAAGGCGACGTCGACGGTATCGCCCAAATGCTCGGTGCCCTCGGCGGTGAACCGCACCGTGGCCTCGTTGCAGAGCGCGGCGCTCTCGACCAGGGCGCGGAACCGGCTCTCGGCCTCCCCGGTCAAGGTCTTTCCGTCGGAGGTCGGCGCGCCCTCGCGGCCGTAGCCGGCGCCGCTGATCTGAATTGCCGGGTCGGGTGTCGACCCGGAGAAGGTCAGAACTTGCCGGACCATGAGCTCGTTGCAGGTCAAGGTGCCGGTCTTGTCGCTGGCGATCACCGTGCAGGTGCCCAGGCCTTCGACCGCGGGCAGGGCGCGGACGATCACCCTGCGTTTCTGCATGCGGTGTGTCGCGACGGCCAAGGCGATGGTGATCGCTACCGGGAGGCCCTCGGGAATGGCGGCGACCGCCAGGGCGACGGCGATTAGGAACACGGTGATCAGCGGAGTCCCCTGGAGCAGCTGGGCCACGGCGATGACCGCGATCAGCACCATGGTGACGATCCCCAGACGGCGGCTGAAGTGCTCGAGGCGCCGGATCAGCGGCGGCGGCGAGGCCGGCCCGGTCGCGAGCGCCTCGGCGATGCGGCCGATCTCGGTCCGCCGGCCGGTCGCCACCACCACGCCCTGGGCGCGCCCCTTCAAGATGGTGCAGCCGGCGTGCAGCATGTTGGCCCGCTCGGCGACCGGCGTGCGCACGTCGTGCACGGCATCGGGCTGCTTGGCGACCGGCAGCGACTCGCCGGTCAGCAGCGACTCGTCGACCGTCAACTCGTGGTGCTCGAGCAGCCGGAGATCGGCACCGATGCGGTCGCCCGATTCGAGCCGAAGGATATCGCCGGGCACCAGTTCCGCCGCATCGACCTCGACCCAGTGGCCCTCGCGCCGCACGACCGCGCGGTCCCGGATCAGCGCGTCGAGCGCCTCGGCCTCCTTCTGCGCCTTCCACTCCTGGGCCACGCCGATCACGGCATTGAGCTGGAGCACCACGAAGATGAAGCCGGCATCCAGCCACTCGCCGACCGCCACGGACACCACGGTGGCCGCCAGTAGCAGATAGACCAGGGGATTGGCGAATTGACGGACATAGATCCAGGGAATCGACGGCGGGCGCCGGCGCGGCAGGATGTTATGTCCCCAGCGGTCCAGCCGTTTCTCGGCATCCGCCGGGCTCAGGCCGTCGGGTCCGCTTCCCTGCCGGACCAGGACCGTCTCGACCGGCAGCGCGTGCCAAGTTTCGCCCCGCGTGTCCGGGGCAGGCTGAACCGGCGCCTCTTCATTCATGCGAAGATCGCTTCCGAAGTCCTTCAGTCTGCCACAGACTTTAGTACAAGGCCTGCGGCTCGCCGCCGCCTTGATGCAGAACAATCCTAGAGCGGATCGCATTCAAACGGGATCACTTCCGGATACCGGTTCAATGTGATCTGCTCTAGCGGCCGATCACTGCCGGGTGCGCAGGGGCGAGCTTTGGACCAGGGCGATTGCGATAAGCGGCGCGGCCACGGCGATCACCGCGACCGTGATCAGCAGCCAGCCGAGCTCGCCGTAGTCGGCCGGGACCGAGACCTCACCCGTGGTCCGGTCGCGCACCTCGCGGGTCACGTTGAACACCTGGTTGAGGTACTTCGTGCCCAGGCTCGAGGCCGAGAGGGCGAGGTTCGTGAAGGAGGCCATGACGGCGAAGAAGGTCGCCTTGAGGTGGGCCGGGGCGTTCTTCGCGATCCAGGCCAGCAGGGGGATCATGGCGATCTGCGCCAGGGGCGATTCGAGCGCCGTATCCAGGATGGCGATGAAGTGGGCGTCGACCACGCCGCCGGTATGCCGCGCGGTCCACTCGTGAAGCCCGTAGTAGAGGCCGATGTTGGGCAGCGATAGCAGGCCGGTGGCGATAGTCAGCAGAAGGATGACCTCTGCGATCGATTTTCTCGCCATCAAGGGCCTCAGCACCACCATGCCCGCTAGCGCCAGACAGGAGGTGATCAGGGAAAGCACCGAGAGGAACCGCTGATCGAAGCCGAGCACGTCGATTTCCCACCAGGCCACGCCGGGGCCGGGCAGGGGAACCGCACGGAACACGAAGATGATGATGGCGGTGCCGACCAGGGCGCGGCGCACCTCTGGATCCAGCTCGCGAACCAGGCGCTGCATTAGAAACAGCACGATCGTCAGAGAGCCCGCCAGGACGATCTCCTGGGCGTAGGCGAGTCCGCTCAGGCCGGTCGCCATGGTGAAGGCGACGAAGGCCAGGGAACCGCCGAATATCCACCAGTTGGGCCGGGTCCGCCCGGACTCGCCGTAGACCAGGTCGTGGATTTCCCGCTCGTCCCGGCCGTCGCGCCGCAGCGCGGCGGCCCGGCGCCGCAGCGTCACGGCGCCGAGGCTGACACCGATCACCGAGAGCACCGGGATGCCCAGGGCCAGCAGGTAGATTCCGGCGTAGATCGAGACCTTCTCGGACTCGGACAGGTTTCCGACGTCCCTGAACATAACGATGTTCAAGGCGGCGACCATGACCAAGCCGGAGATGATGGCGAAACGGCCGAGCGTCTGCATGGTGGTATGCATCGCCTTGACCTCGGCGTCGCTGTAGGGCCTGCCGTCCGGCGCGGTCGCCGGCACTGCCTCGACCGTCATGGCGTCGGCGACCGTGTCCTGGACCACGTAGCCGATCGGCGCCAAGAGGGCCGAGACGACGAACCAGGCCTCGACCCCCATGAACCGGGAAAGCACGGCGGTGTGCGCGATCAGGCCGTACATGACCCCGATGCTGAGCGCGATCAGCAGGGCGCCCAGGTAGACCAGGAGGAACTTCCAGCGCCAGATGATGTCGACCAGGTGGCCGAGCGGCATTTTCAGCGCCCAGGGGAGTCCCGCCCAGAAGGCCAGGCCGGCCAGGAAGGCCGCCGAGAGGTCGAGGTACTCCTTGATGAAGAAGGTCCCGACGATCGCGGTAAGACCCGAGACACCGGCCGCCAGATACACCATGAGCGGCGGCAGGTAGGACCAGCGGAACTGCCGGCCGAGCTCGAAGATCGTTTCGTCGATCCAGCGGACGATCGGTTTCGCAGTGTCTTCGGCGACCGGGCTCAAGACGGGACAACTCCGCTCCGAGACTGAGGCCCGGCAGTTTCGGTCAGTTGGGTCCGGAAAGTCGAGGATCCTGGCCTTTCCTTCGCCTTGCGCTGGATCAAGTCGGGCTCACCCTGTCCGGGCCAAGTTGACCGCTCGTTTCCCGCGCCGGTTCGGGAGACAGCGAAAGGTGGCTGCGCCATGGCATCGAATCAGCATCACGCGACCCTGGGCGTCCTGAGTTTCGGTTTCGCCCTTGGACTGACCTGGGCGATCCTCGTCTTCGTGCT
It encodes the following:
- a CDS encoding sarcosine oxidase subunit gamma family protein; this translates as MPEARSPLAGFYRPGRTGAADGAPGVGIAEVRGLDLVQVVGWPDGFDGVSAAVSEAVACPPPPDYRTAAVAGPVTIFMTGPERLLIVAPESHGLHDKLAGRLPADQAAVTGLGHGRAVLRLSGPAARDVLVKGLPVDIDDSVFPAGAFAQSMLEEVATLVHRRPDEGGQPVFDIYVTRSLAHIVFAWLQEAAAEFGCAVGEPL
- a CDS encoding arginine deiminase family protein: MSGDKELRRRNPDGGTAPLTDWGVDSEYGLLRDVLLGSADNYRWLETSSISKATLRRGDSFDKQAAMRQHREMVQAYEEAGVTVHWLEPDEDLPYQVYARDSSFMTPYGAVVTQMNQWWRRGEYGPVIRFYREKGIPIYDMVTAAAFEGGDFDIIEPGCVLIGHCGHRTQEPAARQVARWFEREGWEVKLAPIAEHYVHIDLMVCMLAEKLAAVCLDTTEPDVVDWLKAKKIEIVPVGYRETMELGCNVMSLGDDRVLSTAKNKDLNERLRAQGFTVYDPEVDIFTRGGGGVHCMAQALRRDPS
- the hutU gene encoding urocanate hydratase, producing the protein MSQDPRFDNSRVIRAPRGTELNAKSWLTEAPLRMMMNNLDAEVAEKPQELVVYGGIGRAARDWACFDTIVKVLKELEGDETLLVQSGKPVGVFKTHEDAPRVLIANSNLVPHWADWEHFNELDRKGLMMYGQMTAGSWIYIGSQGIVQGTYETFVEAGRQHYGGNLTGKWILTAGLGGMGGAQPLAGTMAGASVLAIECRPSRIEKRLETGYLDTSTDDIDRALDLVQAAAAENKPRSIGLLGNAAEILPELFQRGVRPDLLTDQTSAHDPLHGYLPEGWSLDEWESRQESEPEAVIAAAKASMAKHVEAMLAFKRAGVPTFDYGNNIRQVALDQGVEKAFDFPGFVPAYIRPLFCRGVGPFRWAALSGEPEDIFKTDAKVKELIPDNPHLHTWLDMARERIKFQGLPARICWVGLGERARLGLAFNEMVRNGELTAPVVIGRDHLDSGSVASPNRETEGMKDGSDAVSDWPLLNALVNCASGATWVSLHHGGGVGMGFSQHAGMVIVCDGTEAADRRLERVLTNDPGTGVMRHADAGYEEAVDCARKQGLNLPMIE
- a CDS encoding HAD-IC family P-type ATPase produces the protein MNEEAPVQPAPDTRGETWHALPVETVLVRQGSGPDGLSPADAEKRLDRWGHNILPRRRPPSIPWIYVRQFANPLVYLLLAATVVSVAVGEWLDAGFIFVVLQLNAVIGVAQEWKAQKEAEALDALIRDRAVVRREGHWVEVDAAELVPGDILRLESGDRIGADLRLLEHHELTVDESLLTGESLPVAKQPDAVHDVRTPVAERANMLHAGCTILKGRAQGVVVATGRRTEIGRIAEALATGPASPPPLIRRLEHFSRRLGIVTMVLIAVIAVAQLLQGTPLITVFLIAVALAVAAIPEGLPVAITIALAVATHRMQKRRVIVRALPAVEGLGTCTVIASDKTGTLTCNELMVRQVLTFSGSTPDPAIQISGAGYGREGAPTSDGKTLTGEAESRFRALVESAALCNEATVRFTAEGTEHLGDTVDVAFLVAATKAGIDVHELRRNAPQVSAIPYEPARRFAAAFAVPARSSDQPEAPGDGAVVHVKGAPEVILPLCSGSDAEQLRVEADRMAAQGYRVLAVARGPATLEEARAVSADALSGLTFLGLAGLIDPVRPEVPEAIERCRMAGISVRMVTGDHPGTALAIARELGIASDPREVVTGAELARHDRPDDHFDRRVAEARVFARVEPVQKLDIVAAYQRGGEVVAVTGDGVNDAPALDAADIGVAMGLGGTDVARGAADLILTDDNFASIVAGIEEGRVAYDNVRKLIFLLVATGLGEIVLFLLAIVFDRPIPLFAVQLLWLNLVTNGIQHMALAFEKAEPDIGKRPPRPPGEALFDRRMVSQVLTAGTYMGAMAFVFFEWCLTQGMAEAEARNMVLLLMVLFENAHVLNARSERRSVFQVPLSDNWFLLWAVAGAQGLHIAAMHMPGLSTILDVQPISWADWLTVAMMAVSLIVAIEIYKRVVPLRLGA